A DNA window from Fragaria vesca subsp. vesca linkage group LG3, FraVesHawaii_1.0, whole genome shotgun sequence contains the following coding sequences:
- the LOC101312327 gene encoding fimbrin-1-like, with translation MSSYTGVLISDQLLQSQFTQVELRSLHSKFTSVKNQNGIVTAGDLPALMVTSKAFKETHTEEEIRNILSGLGSNLSAEIDFESFLKAYLNLQGQTTAKSGGAKNSWSFLKASTTTLLHTISESEKASYVAHINSYLGDDPFLQQFLPLDPATNDLFNLAKDGVLLCKLINVAVPGTIDERAINTKRVLNPWERNENHTLCLNSAKAIGCTVVNIGTQDLVEGRPHLVLGLISQIIKIQLLADLNLKKTPQLVELVDDSKDVEELLSLPPEKVLLKWMNFHLQKAGYKKAVANFSSDLKDGEAYAYLLNVLAPEHCNPATLDAKPDERAKLVLDHAERMNCKRYLSPKDILEGSSNLNLAFVAQIFHERNGLTTDSKKISFAEMMTDDVQTSREERCFRLWINSLGIATYVNNVFEDVRNGWILLEVLDKVSPGSVNWKQASRPPIKMPFRKVENCNQVVRIGKQLKLSLVNVAGNDIVQGNKKLILAFLWQLMRFNMLQLLKNLRSHSRGKEMTDTDILKWANNKVNSTGRTSQMESFKDKSLSNGIFFLELLSAVEPRVVNWNLVTKGDSADEKKLNATYIVSVARKLGCSIFLLPEDIMEVNQKMLLTLTASIMFWSLQQPVDGSEASPSPADVSPATSISSEDEGSTSLGGEISNLSIDDTASEVSSQLDNEVNSFGDGSRVEETGCLAVK, from the exons ATGTCGAGTTATACAGGGGTTCTCATTTCTGATCAGTTGCTTCAAAGCCAGTTCACGCAGGTTGAGCTTCGCAGTTTGCATTCCAAA TTTACTTCAGTGAAGAATCAGAATGGCATAGTCACTGCTGGAGATTTGCCAGCTTTAATGGTGACATCAAAGGCATTTAAAGAAACGCATACTGAGGAGGAGATTAGGAACATCTTAAGTGGGTTGGGTTCTAACTTGAGTGCTGAAATTGACTTTGAATCCTTCCTTAAG GCATACTTGAATTTGCAAGGTCAAACAACAGCAAAATCTGGTGGTGCAAAAAACTCTTGGTCATTCTTGAAGGCTTCCACAACTACTCTACTTCACACTATCAGTGAATCAGAGAAAGCATCTTATGTTGCTCACATAAACAGTTATCTCGGGGATGACCCATTTCTACAGCAGTTTCTCCCATTGGACCCAGCTACAAATGATCTATTCAATCTTGCAAAAGATGGAGTTCTCTTATG TAAGCTTATAAATGTTGCTGTGCCTGGGACAATAGATGAAAGAGCAATTAACACCAAACGAGTCCTCAACCCCTGGGAGAGGAATGAAAACCATACTCTTTGCCTCAACTCTGCCAAGGCTATTGGCTGCACGGTGGTTAATATTGGCACACAAGACCTCGTTGAAGGAAGA CCTCATCTGGTATTGGGATTGATTTCACAAATAATAAAG ATCCAACTGTTGGCAGATCTGAACCTTAAGAAGACTCCTCAGCTTGTGGAATTGGTAGATGATAGCAAG GATGTTGAAGAGCTTTTGAGTTTACCACCTGAGAAGGTCTTGTTGAAATGGATGAATTTCCATCTCCAGAAAGCAGGCTACAAGAAGGCAGTTGCGAACTTCTCTTCTGATCTGAAG GATGGAGAGGCTTATGCGTACCTACTTAATGTCCTTGCTCCAGAACACTGCAATCCAGCCACATTGGATGCCAAACCTGACGAAAGAGCAAAGTTGGTTCTTGATCATGCTGAGAGAATGAACTGCAAAAGATATTTATCCCCAAAAGACATTCTTGAGGGTTCTTCAAACTTAAATCTGGCATTTGTGGCACAGATCTTCCACGAAAG GAATGGCCTCACTACAGATAGCAAAAAGATATCTTTTGCAGAGATGATGACAGATGATGTTCAAACATCACGAGAAGAGAGATGCTTCAGGCTGTGGATCAACAGTCTAGGCATTGCGACTTATGTTAATAATGTATTTGAGGATGTGAGAAATGG ATGGATTCTCTTAGAGGTGCTTGATAAGGTTTCTCCAGGATCAGTTAACTGGAAGCAAGCATCAAGGCCACCAATCAAGATGCCATTTAGGAAAGTAGAGAATTGCAATCAGGTTGTAAGGATTGGGAAGCAGCTCAAATTGTCTCTGGTGAATGTAGCTGGAAATGATATTGTGCAGGGAAATAAGAAGCTCATACTCG CTTTTCTATGGCAGTTGATGAGGTTTAATATGCTTCAACTCTTGAAGAATCTAAGATCTCACTCTCGAGGAAAGGAGATGACAGATACAGATATTTTAAAGTGGGCTAACAACAAAGTTAATAGCACCGGCCGAACTTCTCAAATGGAGAGTTTTAAG GATAAGAGCCTGTCGAATGGGATTTTCTTCCTTGAGCTTCTCAGTGCTGTGGAGCCTAGGGTTGTCAATTGGAACCTTGTTACCAAGGGTGATAGTG CTGATGAAAAGAAGTTAAATGCTACATACATAGTCAGTGTTGCGCGAAAGCTTGGTTGTTCCATTTTCTTGTTGCCTGAGGACATCATGGAG GTGAATCAGAAGATGCTTCTGACCCTAACAGCCAGCATTATGTTTTGGAGCCTGCAACAACCAGTTGATGGCTCGGAAGCATCTCCATCACCTGCGGATGTATCACCTGCAACATCAATCAGCAGCGAAGATGAAGGCTCTACTTCCCTTGGTGGTGAAATTTCAAACTTGAGTATTGATGACACTGCTTCTGAAGTCTCCTCACAGCTGGACAATGAGGTCAATTCTTTTGGAGATGGGAGCAGGGTGGAAGAGACTGGTTGCTTAGCTGTTAAGTAG